One Deltaproteobacteria bacterium genomic window, GCAAGGTCACGCGCATCACCACCGCCGGCCTGAACTACCACATTCCGTGGCCCATCGAGGAGTTGCGCAAGGTCAACGTGGCGGAGATCCGCCGCCTTGAGGTGGGCTTCCGCAGCAACCCCGTGCGCCCGAACCTGGTGCGTCTCATTCCGGCCGAGTCCCTGATGCTCACCGGCGACGAGAACATCGTCAGCGCCCAACTCACCGTCCAGTACCGCGTCAAGGAACCCGAAAAGTTCCTGTTCAAGCTCCGGGATCCCGTGAACACCCTGCAGGCCGCCACCGAGGTGGCGCTGCGAAGCCGCGTGGGCAACACCACCATCGAGGAGGTCCTGACGGTGGGCCGTGACCGGGTGCAGAACGAGACTCAAGTGTTTCTGCAGGAACTCATGGACACCTACCAGTCCGGCATTCAGATCACCGAGGTCAAACTCCAGACCGTCGAAGCCCCGCGCGAGGTCAAGGACGCCTTCGACGAGGTGGTGCGGGCGCGCGAGGACCGCGAGAAGCTCATCAACCAAGCCCTCGGCTACCGCGAGGACCTCATCCCCAAGGCCCGCGGCGAAGTCCAGGAAATCCTCCAGGCGGCCGAGGCCTACAAGCAGGAGCGGACGCTGAGGGCCACGGGCGACGGGGCGCGCTTCACCTCGGTGCTGACCGAGTACCGCAAGGCCCCCCAGGTGACTCGTGAACGCATGCACCTGGAGGCCATCGAGCGCGTGCTCCCCAACGTGGACAAGATCATCATGGACTCCCAAGGGGCCAATAACGTCGTGCCGCTGTTGCCCCTCAAGGGCATGCCGGGCTTTCCCGGAACGGGAGGCAAGCAATGAACCGGTCCTACATCACCGGCATCCTCGTCGGCGCCGTCGTGGTGGTGCTGCTGTTCCCGCCCGTGCGCCCGTTCTTCGTAGTGGGCGAGTGGCAGCAGTCCATCGTCACCCAGTTCGGAAAGTTCAAGCGTGCGGTGCGGGAGCCCGGGCTTCACTGGAAGACCCCGCTGTTGGAAGACGTCACCATGTACGAACGGCGCATCCTCGCCAGCGACGCCCAGCCGCGGGACTATCTGACCCTGGACAAGAAACGCGTCATCGTGGACCACGTGACGCGGTGGCGGATCAGCGATCCTTTCCAGTTCTTCAAGACCGCCCTGACCGAGCAGCGGGGACGGTTGCTGCTGGACGACATCGTGTTCTCCGAGTTGCGGCAGGAACTGGCGTCGCGAAACTTCGCCGAAATCATTGCGGAACAGCGGGAAGCCGCCATGGAGGCGGTGGCCAAGCGCTCCGCCGAGAAGGCCAAGAGTGAATACGGCGTCACCGTGGTCGATGTCCGGGTGAAACGCGCGGACCTCCCCTCCGAGGTCCAGACGAGCGTCTTCGAGCGCATGCGCGC contains:
- the hflC gene encoding protease modulator HflC, whose amino-acid sequence is MNRSYITGILVGAVVVVLLFPPVRPFFVVGEWQQSIVTQFGKFKRAVREPGLHWKTPLLEDVTMYERRILASDAQPRDYLTLDKKRVIVDHVTRWRISDPFQFFKTALTEQRGRLLLDDIVFSELRQELASRNFAEIIAEQREAAMEAVAKRSAEKAKSEYGVTVVDVRVKRADLPSEVQTSVFERMRAERERIAKRYRSEGEEESKKIRAQTDKEKTILLAEAYRESQKLRGEGDGAATAIYADSYGQDPEFYSFTRSLEAYEKFLPEKSTAILSEGSPLFRHLGSAQIGELPAVAAPAAVPQVSSTPVDDPQPANASEPLPTSTDASADTGDARP
- the hflK gene encoding FtsH protease activity modulator HflK, giving the protein MQGGSEGPWGRRRQSGPDWEDLLSRLPELPNFLKSGVPFLIAGAIAVIWLASGFYTIQPGEEGVVTRFGKVTRITTAGLNYHIPWPIEELRKVNVAEIRRLEVGFRSNPVRPNLVRLIPAESLMLTGDENIVSAQLTVQYRVKEPEKFLFKLRDPVNTLQAATEVALRSRVGNTTIEEVLTVGRDRVQNETQVFLQELMDTYQSGIQITEVKLQTVEAPREVKDAFDEVVRAREDREKLINQALGYREDLIPKARGEVQEILQAAEAYKQERTLRATGDGARFTSVLTEYRKAPQVTRERMHLEAIERVLPNVDKIIMDSQGANNVVPLLPLKGMPGFPGTGGKQ